GATGCGCTTTTCTTCAGcattcttttttccctccaattTTGAAGTAGCATCTTCCTTCCGAACAATCTGCTTAATTGAAGGACGGTCTGTTTCTTTGATTCTCTGAGATCTGTACGCATCGATGCTTCAGGAAACAGTTACACTCTGTTAGAAATCCAGCAACACACTAGCACTTTTTATTCAGCATTTCCGCAGAACTGGATACTGATGCTGCAACATGTCAGCAGCACATTTCACCAGAACGGGAAATGCCACTGGGCGAAAGAGAAGCTGACAGAAGTGATTCCGAAGTTTTTTGCAAGTTAACATAATTACAAGGAATCCAACTTGTTGTATCCATCGAAACCATGACCCTTAGGAGTGAATGCCTCCCCCAAATGTTCTCACCTGTAAAGAAGGTCACGATCCTCAGAACCAATGCTATCCCCAGACTCGGCCCGTGGGACACGGGTTCTCTGGAACTTCCCTGGTTTTGGACTCTCATCATGTGTGCTACTGCCCTTCAGTTCCAATCTAGGCGAGGAAGCGAAACTCTGCAGGAAAGCAGTGGGTATTAATAGGTTTTATGGATGCCaattgattctaaatgataactcTGAGGAACTGAATGAATTCTTGTCTATATGAGGAAATAAATATCGCACAAGTCAACTGATTCAtcgtaaaaacaaaacaaactaaaccaaatttctaaagaataaataaataaaagttgaaagATAGTTATAATCTACATTCATAACCCTCTTTAGAAACAGTTCTAATTGAATCAATTTCCAAACAAAGCTGCAGTTATTCAATATAGGGTGATAGCTAATAATATAGCTCACTCTCATAAATGTTAGTTATCTGTCTGGTGCCAAGTACCAATATACTAATATGTCTTAATAGTCACATCAACCCCAAGATGCAGGTACTATTTTTAACCGCATTTAACAGGTGAGTGGATGTGACAGAGGTTCAATGATCTGACCAATAAACATCAGGAAATGACAGAGCCAGGGTTTGGGCCCCAATGCCTGGCCTTTACCCACGTTAGTTTGGATTCTGTCTAAGGTCAAAGGAACCACGGGAGACTTTTAAGCTCTCTCTCAAGAGCATTCAAGTCAGGTTTGCAGACTCCCCTGGCTCCAGAGTTCTAAATCCCCATGTACCCACTGAAACAAAAGGGGACCCCATGCTGCTTGGTTTCTTCATGTCCCTGGCTCCTCTTTTCTTACCTCTGGACTTACCACGCCGACTGTCTGTGCCAGCGGAGTCAGCAGCGACATGGAGGAGATATTCAGGGcatcctcctggtcctccccgctctcggctcccgcctggcccagctgctctgggctcctGGCCGCATCCAGCTCGCCTTCCTGCAGGACATCACTGAAGATGTCGTTAATCACTTTCGAACTATTGATGTCATCCTCGTCGTCCACGCTCATCTCGATTTCACGTACCACTTCTGAAAGATATTTCAATAAGTGGATGCTGTGATCCAGGCCTTTAAAAATTAGACGGAGAGCAGAAAAGATCTAACATCCACATGCTTACTAAATAAACGGGGGAAAGCCCTGATGAAAAGCACCtcctaaacaaaaaataataataaaacttactAACATATGAaaccaaaattattttcaaatttctagTAATAGTTTCTTACCAATAAAAGTGGAAATTATCAAAAGCTGATCCAATGCTTTGGGGGTGAGAAAGATTAAGAACTCGGGGTTAGAGCCAAAAGCTCCAGACGTATAAAACAAGCTCTTCCCAACGACTCTCCGACGGTGGCGCTGCCCTTGGAGGCGGCAGTCACCAACAGGAAACATTAGCGTCACCAAGGGCAGGACTCACAGGGGCCTTCAGGGCCACCAGCTCCCCGACAGTACATGGCGGTGCCAGGCAGTGCACTCCCTCCCCTgtggcaggccagggtgggctcGACCACGTTTTCACAGGGTCCGTACCCTAAAGATAACTGTTTCAGTCCTCTAGCTCTGTGGAGGCTAGAGTACTTCTTCGtagttaagagagagagagagagagagagagagagagagagagagagagagagagagagagagagagagagagaactataaaACCACAAGCCACTTAGAAATATAGAacactggcctggctggcgtggctcagtggttgagcatggacggatgaatcaggaggtcaaggttcgattcccggtcaggccacatgctcaggttgtgagctcgatccccagtagggggcgtgcaggaggcagctgatcaatgattctctctcatcattgatgtttctatctctctctctctctccctacctctctgaaatcaatttaaaaaaatttttttaaagaaatatagaaCAGCATATAGTGGAATATGTGCTTctactgttttattatttctcataataCGTTCAGTGctagtaagaaataaagaataaaaaccaaCCTGTCTGCTGCTCAACCTTTGGGTCTGATGTTACTTTTAAAGACTTTTCCTCTTCTAAAAACAATGTTATTTTCAAAGGGCTAGACTTCGTCATTTCACATTCAGTGAAACCTAAAAAAGTTTTAGGGAAAACCACATTAATATTATAAGAACCCGGAACGTTTTGGTTATAGAATCttctgtatctttttttattacaaaactgCATTTCACATTTAGAAACGTACAGAGAATACCCCCAAACGCctgccctctcctacctcccctttctctctccaggAGGCAGGGACACCGACAGACCAGGCTATGGTTTGCTCCTCCGCTTTCCCCCGTGGTGATCTATGTGAGCAGCCTTTTATTTATCAGCAGGTGGTCTgcaatttgttttttacttttttaaaaaagtgccgataaaaacacttaaaaagggtgcagggtggagagggtcaatagGGGAGacaaggggacatctgtaatactttcagcaataaagatatattaaaaaaacacacactgaaaAAACGTAGCAACAGAAGGAAACGACCCCTCTCTAAGAAAAGCCCCAGCTAACACCATCCCCTGTAAGGACTGAAAGCTCTTCCTCTaacatcaggaacaagacaaagaagcCCCTCTCACCACGTCCAGGCAGCAAAGCTTCGGAAGCCCCCATCCAGCAGGGGCACATGTGATTACATGGATTTAGCACCATTTACTTAAAGCTGCTGCTGACTGCCTTAGGTCGTGTATTACCATGACACGCGGCTACAATCATCTCTCTGCACACAGCACATCTTTGCACACTGGTTCCAACTTGCACACACTTGCAGAGAAGCTGACTTACAGAGCATGCACACCTCATAGTTCAACAGATATTACAAGTTGCAGTATTCACACTCGCATCGAGAGGCTGAATTCTCACTCTGGAAAGAGGACTGAGAGAAGCATGGCGTGGCCAGAAGTGAAAAGGGGTGGACATGAAGGCACGGATCTGCCTTTCTACACTAGAGCAGCGTTTCTGACTTCCAACCCAGTTTCCAGAACTCTGGTGGACCGAGAGCGCCAGGGCagtgaaggaggggaggaagcgcCGACCTGCGGGCTCTGTGCTGGGGGGCTGCGCTGGAGTCTGCTTTTCTGCcgccttttccttttctcttagtGGACGTGACGGGGCATTTGAAACAACTTGATGTTTTCTGAGGGGAGTGTTCTGAGAGTGAATTTCCTGCAAAAAGCAAGTGAAGAGATACATTTTACTCCTCAAAACAATAGACTGTTGTCTTTTTATGTGTCATTAAATGAAACAAACCACAGTCATTGCTCTACATAAGCTTCCTCAGAACAAAACAGACAATGCGTGTGAAAGGCCCGGCAGTTCAGAACACGAGCCCTCGGCTAGTTCGGTTCTGGGATTCTCAGGATGTGAGTCACTGAGACCAGGAGGAAAGGGGGAATGGAAATCTGCCTCAGGTTCAGCTTTAGAGAAACCGATTCCAGTGAAAGTCAGGTGTGAAGGAAACAACTCCCCCATGTCACTCATCACAGCCCACATCTGTAAAACTAGGGATGCCCCGgcagggttgctcagtggttagagtatcggtccgcagactgaagggtcctgggttcgatcccagtcaagggcacatacctgggttgcaggctcaagccccagccctgatcaggggcacgtgagggaggcaaccaattggtgaatctctttctctgtctctccccacccccttccactctctctaaaaatcaatggggaaaaaaatatccttaagtgaggattaacaaaaaacaacaactagggACAGTTCCTACCTCCAGATTCTACTTACCAGTTACTCTGTGGGTAAAATGCAATGAAAACAACACAGGACAAAACAGAtcctaagaaaaggaaaaaagaggtcttcccgatgtggctcagtggttgagtgtcaacccatgaaccaagaggtcactggatcgattcccggtcagggcacatgcccagggttgtgggttcaatcctgggggggggggtgggggggggagagaagggaggtgcaggaggcagcctatagatgtttctctctcatcgatatttctctttatccctctcccttcctctctctttaaaatcaataaaaacatattttttaaaaaggaaaaagaagaaaaatattcctTTACCTGAGtcacttattaaatatttataaggcTAGGCAAGAGAAACATTCATTGCTTGTTTGCTTTTGAAAAGGTTGTGATTACAGCCAAGAGTAGAAATAAGAACAGCAGCGAATACTGCCATAGAGCTTCACATGTGTCAGTCATCTTTCTATTTTACACACTTCACATCATTGCCTCATCTGATCCTCCCAATAACTCTCTAGGATGGGTACtaatgtctccattttacagatgagaaaactgagacacagaagagttaagtaactttcccacaCAGCTAGTAGCCAGTTTGATGTACAAACACACAGGAGACTGTAGAATAAGCAAGCAGTttgaggagaggaaggcagggcaggtgcaTTTCAGAAGTGAGAAGAATGGGCTGAGCGCACCTTCCATTGTGGATCGGGGCCCAAGAATAAACATAGCGGTAAAGGAGGCGGCCGGGGTCAGAGGGTCTGGTTAGAAGACCTGGTTTCCCCACACACCAGCTGAGCCATTTGCACGGGGGATTTACCTCCCTGGGGCTTAGTCCCTCCCCCAGAAAAGGGGGCAGTGTTACCTTCCAGGGTTAGTGTCGGGGTTAAATGATCCCAGGCGCTTTATTTGCGCCCACCAGAGGCCTGGCATGGAGCCAGAGCGTTGCTTCTTCCTTTCATCATCACTCGCCTGTTTGTTTATGTTACCTGTTTGGTTTCTAGTTGTTTGCTTCTCGAGTTTTCGCCTTTTTCTGCACTCCATAAATTGCCCTTGTCAAATCGGCCTCGAAGACATGCTAGTTCTTTTTCACGTTCCTAAAATCATCAAAAGTTCTATTTTACACAAGAGCCAATACTAGGTTTAAGGATAATATCCAAACACTAATAACTTGGCTTGTCTTcagttttaagaggaaaaagTCACAATATAAAAGAATACAGGACAAGtgtatttctaatttaaaatacctAATACAGAGAACCAAGATGCTACTTATTCAATCAAAAAGAATGGTATGGGAATACACGACTTGATTACTGTGAAGGCAGTAGGACGTATGCACCTGCTTGAGCCGCTGTGCTACGTGGGTAGTAGATGAAGATGTGTTTTGCTTTAACAGCCTTTCCTGGATGGCCTTGGTGTTTGGAGTGACCACGGGGGTCCTGTGGGGCGTGCTCCGCGCGGGGCTGTCTTTGCTGCGTTCTAGACAGCGCTCTCCGAAGCGCTCCAGAAACGGCTTGACTCCCGCTCCTACAGAAAACACCACATTGTTGGAGGCTATTCAGAATAAGTAACCATTATGATTTCTACGGGGAAGTTCTAAATGCCTGTACAGTTCCAAAGCGCTTTGACTCCACTAAGATTATTCATTCAGAAAGTAAACAATATATGCTCaggtggtgttgctcagtggttgagcatcaacccatgaaccagaaggtcataggttcgattcccagtcagggcacatgccggggttgtgggcttgatccttagtagggggaatgatgtttctatctctcccttcctctctgaaatcaacaaaaatatattttttaaaaagtacagaggAAAGTATCTAGCACAGTATTCTAAGGAAAAggcatgtttatttatttttttaaaatatattttattgatttttttacagagaggaagggagaaggatagagagttagaaacatcgatgagagagaaacattgatcagctgcctcctgcacacctcctactggggatgtgcccgcaaccaaggtacatgcccttgaccggaatcgaacctgggacctttcagtctacagaccgacgctctatccactgagccaaaccggttttggcaaggaaAAGGCATGTTTAAACTGCTTAGATGTTAGCAGGTTAAATACTTTGACCAGTGACTGGATTCGTCTACACTAATAAACAGTCACTCTACCACTTAAAGCTGAATTTGAAGATGTCTCATCTGAGCATTCGGCACTTGCCCTGGCAAACCAACTCTGTACCATTCAAACTGGGTATTTAAAATGCTGAGAACAGAATCCCtgaaaaatttagattttttaaaaaaatacataacctGGTGTTGTAGATTTGTCTTTAGAGTGAGACTGCAGACAAGTTTCTCTATTTACTTCTTCTTTGGGCCGAACTGTCTGGGATTCGGCTGATTTCCCGATTGGTTTTGATACCTCAGTTTTCAAAGGACTAGCAGGAGTTTTTTGAAGTCGCTCAGGTTTTCGTACCTCACAATTGTTAGCATTGGTGAGAGATATAGAAGCTTTCACAGGGGAAGCAGCAGCTTTCTGAAACATGAAAACGCTTAGGATAAATACAACACTCACCAATACCTAAAGACAGTCCCATAACAGACAACGCGACGTCTATTTGCTTGGTGGCCTATGTAAACTCATGAAAAAATGTTGTTGTTACCTAAGGATCAAGCCAATGTGACaggtttggggaaaaaaatcaacttgGAAAATGCTGCAATTCAAATTATACTGTATAGTTCAGCCTGCATAATAGAACGATGGGTAATTCAGTATGAGGGACAGagtcactattttaaaaaacaatttctttcaTAGTATCACACTATTACGTTTATGAATTTTAACTGTTAAAGTGAATTATGTCCTTTTGTATTTTAGTTAAGTCagtattattttaacataatCGTATcacggccctggccagtgtggctcagctggttggctggttgaacatcgtcctgtgcactgaaaggtccccggttcgattcccgggttgtgggttcagtccctagtCGGAGTgctatgagaggcaaccaattcgtgtttctctctccctttaaagtaaataaaaacatgtgtatttttattgtatCATGTACTTGACGACTAATGATAATAAGTGAAGTCCtcactctgtgccaagcactatgctaAGGGCTCCATGCACATACCTCGCTCCACCCTCCCCAGACCCTTTCCTAGGTTCTGCAGGACCAAGTGCCTTGTCCAAGGCCACGCTCCTAAtgaagaggcagggctgggactgcGTGCAGGCTAATTCCAAACCCCAGCTCTACACTCAAAGACGATGCCCAGTACAcaaccttcttcttctttttttaagattttttttaaatgttgaggtAGCACATGCACAAGGGAATCTTTCAAAAGGACATACGTGAGAGCACCGTACCCACCGCCGACAACTGCCACCTGGTCCCTATCGCTACTAGCTGTCAGAAATACGCACCCTGACGGAGGGCTCCGTCCCGTCATGGTGTGCACTCTGGAGTCGCACTAGTTCTTACTGCTCACTCACCTTGGGGTGGAGGTACCAAAGTTATGACTTTTACTTTCTATAAAACCAATATTCTAAAACTAACATAAAGCACTGCAGATACGTTATAAAAATACATACCTACACATGAACGTACATTATCTCTCATAACATAAGCAGCAAGGCTTTTTGTATTGGAAGCTGTGTGTACTCACCGCAGAGCTGGAAACGGCACCCTTAGGCAAGGAGGCGGCCGCGGCTCTCGGGGCCGGCGCTTCCCTCAGAGAGGCATTGCCGCCCCGTGGGGAGCAGCATGCGGCTTCCTGCGCAACACTGCTGCCATTGATGCCAGCAGATGCTCGGCTCGCCGAGGAAGCTTCGGGTAAACAAGTGGTACCAGGCTGTCCTTGGGCACTGTTCTGCTTCGCCGATGAGTGACTGACATCATCTTCCCAGGAGCAAATAGTGGCAGCAAGGTTGGCCAgacggcccctcctccccacgggAGTTGCTGAGGCTTCTGCTGGTTTGGGAGGGGCGGCGGCCTTGTCCTCCGCTGGCATGGCTGGGATGAGTGAGCTTTCAGGGGTATCATCTGAAAAcgttttcagaaaaagaattcacaaCCCTGCTCAAGAGATGCATGTACCGTACGTGCACACCCCAGCACCACTCCATCCAGAACTGTTCATGCGGTTAACAGGCTGAGAACTGGTCCAAAGCTCTCGTATGCATGAGAGTACCGAGCTGTTTAAATGTGACAATATCTTTTCAAATCCGATGATacttaattcaaatttaaaaaagaaaaacaaaactttcttAACCAACTGCCTTCCTCCTTTTGGCTAAACCCCAGACACTGCAGATAACACACCTGAAGTTGAAACTGCAAAACATGTCCCTCCTCAGTGCGGTGCCTCCAGCGCGCCCCACACCTGGTAAACATACTACTGATAAGCGAACTATGTGCAAGTGACCGTACTGGGATAGATAAAGCAAAAGCAGTGCCTTCATCTGTTAACTGATAAATACGGTTTTCAGCATACCAAGGTGAATCCTACTGACAGACTAAAGGGACATCCCATCCGTGTCGTTCATACCTGTCACCTCGTCATTATCCCAGTGGCGCCGCTGGGCTGCCAGCTTCTGCATCCGCGTTTTAACAGAGGAGGCCGCAGAGGCCTCGGGTCTGGCGTGCGGCGCTCTCTGCAGGCCCAGCAGCGGTgcgcgggcggcgggcagggAATCACTGGCCGGAGCCGGAGCCTGTGGCTGCGCCTGAGGGGACGCAGGACTTGGAGAACAAGGTTTGGCAGAAGCTGACTCAACCGGTTGTGCATTTTCCAAGTTAGAAACTTCTACTTCAGTGTTGTCAGAACAGCGTTTTTTTGATGGCGATGGTTTTGTACAAGATTTCTCTAGattaaaaaagggaaatatttcAAAACTCCATACTTTCTCACAGCACAAACAACTTGCCAGAGGTACTTCACAACTTAATAAAACACCATGTTTCTCGAATCCTTTCAATGATTTTACTTACaagaaatatgtaaaattctACTTTCAATAACTTAGAAATCTGCTAtcagagatttaaaatatatataatttatgctttaaaaaaccTGAGTGAAAATAAATTCAAGCAACATTCTCAATATATATGTACAATACTTTACACAGTTTAAGACAGCAGGAAATTAAAGTGCACACACAGAATGAGCAAATGTTCCGGGGCCGGTTAAAGGTCACAGCCCAGTCACCTCGCTTTTAGACAAGAAAAACCACGCTGGAGGAATGTAGCTCCCTGCCTAAAGGGTCGCAGCTGAGCTAAGGGTAGAAACCAGGCTTTCTGTTTCTAAGACAATCTTTCATGGACAATAATAAGTCAAGGGTACAGGGCACCTGGCTTGAGGTTTAGGAAAGAGACAGGGAACCAAAAATGTGACTGAATTTTCTAGTCAATAGCAAACAAATTAATCAACCCAAGTGCTTAACCACACTTCACATTTTACACTTCCACGAACACCGAGAAAACAAATTCCAAGTCCTGAAATAAAAGGGAGCGATCCAAATATAAGGCATATGACTTCAACCCAGGAATGAGTTTTA
The genomic region above belongs to Eptesicus fuscus isolate TK198812 chromosome 14, DD_ASM_mEF_20220401, whole genome shotgun sequence and contains:
- the ANLN gene encoding anillin isoform X3; amino-acid sequence: MDPFTEKLLERTRARRENLQRKMAERPTAAPRTVPLAKRAREPLAEASNQQPLSGGEEKSCTKPSPSKKRCSDNTEVEVSNLENAQPVESASAKPCSPSPASPQAQPQAPAPASDSLPAARAPLLGLQRAPHARPEASAASSVKTRMQKLAAQRRHWDNDEVTDDTPESSLIPAMPAEDKAAAPPKPAEASATPVGRRGRLANLAATICSWEDDVSHSSAKQNSAQGQPGTTCLPEASSASRASAGINGSSVAQEAACCSPRGGNASLREAPAPRAAAASLPKGAVSSSAKAAASPVKASISLTNANNCEVRKPERLQKTPASPLKTEVSKPIGKSAESQTVRPKEEVNRETCLQSHSKDKSTTPGAGVKPFLERFGERCLERSKDSPARSTPHRTPVVTPNTKAIQERLLKQNTSSSTTHVAQRLKQEREKELACLRGRFDKGNLWSAEKGENSRSKQLETKQEIHSQNTPLRKHQVVSNAPSRPLREKEKAAEKQTPAQPPSTEPAEVVREIEMSVDDEDDINSSKVINDIFSDVLQEGELDAARSPEQLGQAGAESGEDQEDALNISSMSLLTPLAQTVGVVSPESFASSPRLELKGSSTHDESPKPGKFQRTRVPRAESGDSIGSEDRDLLYSIDAYRSQRIKETDRPSIKQIVRKEDATSKLEGKKNAEEKRIFPGQVNVKQKMQELNNEINLQQTVIYQASQALNCCVDEEHGKGSLEEAEAERLLLIATEKRTLLMDELNELKSGGPQRKNKAGLLPQSEFVPSKGSVTLSEIRLPLKADFVCSTAQKPDAATYSFLIILKAGAENMVATPLASTATSLNGDALMFSTTYTLEDVSNDFEISIEVYSLVQKKDPSVPDKKKKAYKSKAITPKRLLTSRTTKGTLHSSVMASPGGLHAVRTSNFNLVGSHTLSLSSVGNTKFPLDKVPFLSPLEGHIYLKIKCQVNSSVEEKGFLTIFEDVSGFGAWHRRWCILSGNCISYWTYPDDEKRKNPIGRINLANCTSRQIEPANREFCARRNTFELITVRPQREDDRETLVSQCRDTLCVTKHWLSADTKEERDLWMQKLNQVLVDIRLWQPDACYKPLGKP
- the ANLN gene encoding anillin isoform X2, with amino-acid sequence MDPFTEKLLERTRARRENLQRKMAERPTAAPRTVPLAKRAREPLAEASNQQPLSGGEEKSCTKPSPSKKRCSDNTEVEVSNLENAQPVESASAKPCSPSPASPQAQPQAPAPASDSLPAARAPLLGLQRAPHARPEASAASSVKTRMQKLAAQRRHWDNDEVTDDTPESSLIPAMPAEDKAAAPPKPAEASATPVGRRGRLANLAATICSWEDDVSHSSAKQNSAQGQPGTTCLPEASSASRASAGINGSSVAQEAACCSPRGGNASLREAPAPRAAAASLPKGAVSSSAKAAASPVKASISLTNANNCEVRKPERLQKTPASPLKTEVSKPIGKSAESQTVRPKEEVNRETCLQSHSKDKSTTPGAGVKPFLERFGERCLERSKDSPARSTPHRTPVVTPNTKAIQERLLKQNTSSSTTHVAQRLKQEREKELACLRGRFDKGNLWSAEKGENSRSKQLETKQEIHSQNTPLRKHQVVSNAPSRPLREKEKAAEKQTPAQPPSTEPAGFTECEMTKSSPLKITLFLEEEKSLKVTSDPKVEQQTEVVREIEMSVDDEDDINSSKVINDIFSDVLQEGELDAARSPEQLGQAGAESGEDQEDALNISSMSLLTPLAQTVGVVSPESFASSPRLELKGSSTHDESPKPGKFQRTRVPRAESGDSIGSEDRDLLYSIDAYRSQRIKETDRPSIKQIVRKEDATSKLEGKKNAEEKRIFPGQVNVKQKMQELNNEINLQQTVIYQASQALNCCVDEEHGKGSLEEAEAERLLLIATEKRTLLMDELNELKSGGPQRKNKAGLLPQSEFVPSKGSVTLSEIRLPLKADFVCSTAQKPDAATYSFLIILKAGAENMVATPLASTATSLNGDALMFSTTYTLEDVSNDFEISIEVYSLVQKKDPSVPDKKKKAYKSKAITPKRLLTSRTTKGTLHSSVMASPGGLHAVRTSNFNLVGSHTLSLSSVGNTKFPLDKVPFLSPLEGHIYLKIKCQVNSSVEEKGFLTIFEDVSGFGAWHRRWCILSGNCISYWTYPDDEKRKNPIGRINLANCTSRQIEPANREFCARRNTFELITVRPQREDDRETLVSQCRDTLCVTKHWLSADTKEERDLWMQKLNQVLVDIRLWQPDACYKPLGKP
- the ANLN gene encoding anillin isoform X1, which translates into the protein MDPFTEKLLERTRARRENLQRKMAERPTAAPRTVPLAKRAREPLAEASNQQPLSGGEEKSCTKPSPSKKRCSDNTEVEVSNLENAQPVESASAKPCSPSPASPQAQPQAPAPASDSLPAARAPLLGLQRAPHARPEASAASSVKTRMQKLAAQRRHWDNDEVTDDTPESSLIPAMPAEDKAAAPPKPAEASATPVGRRGRLANLAATICSWEDDVSHSSAKQNSAQGQPGTTCLPEASSASRASAGINGSSVAQEAACCSPRGGNASLREAPAPRAAAASLPKGAVSSSAKAAASPVKASISLTNANNCEVRKPERLQKTPASPLKTEVSKPIGKSAESQTVRPKEEVNRETCLQSHSKDKSTTPGAGVKPFLERFGERCLERSKDSPARSTPHRTPVVTPNTKAIQERLLKQNTSSSTTHVAQRLKQEREKELACLRGRFDKGNLWSAEKGENSRSKQLETKQEIHSQNTPLRKHQVVSNAPSRPLREKEKAAEKQTPAQPPSTEPAGFTECEMTKSSPLKITLFLEEEKSLKVTSDPKVEQQTEVVREIEMSVDDEDDINSSKVINDIFSDVLQEGELDAARSPEQLGQAGAESGEDQEDALNISSMSLLTPLAQTVGVVSPESFASSPRLELKGSSTHDESPKPGKFQRTRVPRAESGDSIGSEDRDLLYSIDAYRSQRIKETDRPSIKQIVRKEDATSKLEGKKNAEEKRIFPGQVNVKQKMQELNNEINLQQTVIYQASQALNCCVDEEHGKGSLEEAEAERLLLIATEKRTLLMDELNELKSGGPQRKNKAGLLPQSEFVPSKGSVTLSEIRLPLKADFVCSTAQKPDAATYSFLIILKAGAENMVATPLASTATSLNGDALMFSTTYTLEDVSNDFEISIEVYSLVQKKDPSVPDKKKKAYKSKAITPKRLLTSRTTKGTLHSSVMASPGGLHAVRTSNFNLVGSHTLSLSSVGNTKFPLDKINYDVKERELLGYLFQEKVPFLSPLEGHIYLKIKCQVNSSVEEKGFLTIFEDVSGFGAWHRRWCILSGNCISYWTYPDDEKRKNPIGRINLANCTSRQIEPANREFCARRNTFELITVRPQREDDRETLVSQCRDTLCVTKHWLSADTKEERDLWMQKLNQVLVDIRLWQPDACYKPLGKP